The Rhipicephalus microplus isolate Deutch F79 chromosome 4, USDA_Rmic, whole genome shotgun sequence sequence GCCGGCCAGAAGGAGTTCTTCGCTCGCATGGTCGTAGATGCCGTCATGCAGCTAGACGAGCTGCTGCCGCTCAACATGATCGGCATCAAGAAAGTGCAGGGAGGCGCGCTCGAGGACTCGATGCTCGTTTCGGGCGTCGCCTTCAAGAAGACCTTCTCGTACGCCGGTTTCGAAATGCAGCCCAAGAAGTACGAAAACCCGAAGATTGCACTGCTCAACGTCGAGCTCGAACTGAAGGCCGAGCGCGACAACGCTGAAGTGCGCGTGCAGAGCGTGCGCGAGTACCAGAACGTCGTGGACGCCGAGTGGGAAGTGCTGTACGAAAAGCTGCGCAAGATTCACGAGAGCGGGGCGCGGGTCGTCCTCTCCAAGTTGCCCATCGGTGATGTGGCCACGCAGTACTTCGCCGACAGGGACATGTTTTGCGCGGGCCGCGTGACAGACGAAGACCTGCGGCGGACGGCTAAGGCATGCGGCGGCGCTATTCTCTCAACTGTGTTTGACCTGCAAGAGTCCAACCTGGGCAGATGCGCTTTGCTAGAGGAGATCCAGATCGGCGGTGAACGTTACAACCTTTTCACGGGCTGCCCTCAGACGCGTACCGTCACCATTATCCTCCGCGGCGGCGCCGAGCAGTTTATCGACGAAACTGAGAGGTCCCTGCACGACGCCATCATGATTGTCCGCCGCGCACTGAAGAATGACGCCGTTGTGGCAGGCGGAGGTGCCGTTGAGATGGAGCTGTCCAAGCATCTGCGGGACTACTCGCGTTCTGTGGCTGGCAAGGAGCAACTCCTGGTAGCCGCCGTTGCCAAGGCGCTAGAGGTGATCCCAAGACAACTCTGCGACAATGCTGGCCTCGATGCCACCACACTGCTGAACAAGCTGAGACAGCGACACGCCGCCGGAGAGCTCTGGGCAGGCGTTGACATCCTGCAAGGCGACGTCGTAGACAACCTGAAGGCGTGTGTCTGGGAGCCGGCTGTCGTGAAGATCAATGCCCTGGTCGCAGCCACCGAAGCAGCCTGCCTCGTCCTCTCTGTGGATGAGACAATCAAAGCACCAAAGTCTGGAGGAGGCGATGACGAGGGTCGTGGAAGGCCcttctgaatatttttttttttttttttgcccttgccCTCTATAATGCTTGACCATAAATAAAGTCGTGTTAAGTTAACTTTGTATTCCTGTCTTAGTGTCTTCTTTCGAGCTCAATTAAAGAAGAAGCCTTACCACATGCTCAGTGGGACGGCATGAAAAATGAAgcaatctggaaggaaacacctAAATATCCATGAACGTTTTTGTACACAcatcaatatttttttatatggCCACACAGTACAAgagctttctttgttttttgtttttcaaatagCATGCGTCTGTTTAAGACATAGGTATGGCTATGTACACTTGTCTAACTTTGCCATTTTAGTTGTGCAAACGAAATGCGTCATGTTGCTTTAATAGCCCACTTTCATTTATAGATCACTTGTTTTTGGCCTGTGCTGGAACAGTGAGAAATCCCTCTGCGTGATGTCATCAAccaatgaaggaaggaaggaagtgccTGGAAACTGGCACACAttcacgctgggggattggccaagaactgtTTGCATTGTGGTTTCTCAACCTTGGCTATGTGAGAAGCACCAAGAGGAGAACCAGATTAGGATGGCCACTCATTAACATCATCATTagctatgtccactgcaggaaaaaggcccCTCCAACCGTAGATGCTCTCTGAATCCAACTAACCGTGTCCTGTGTAAGGACGTACGAAATGTTAGCAAATTTCTTAATTTCGTTACTCCTTTTTGCACTTTGCTGTCTTTAGCTTTTAATCCCTTGGTATCCATTCCAATGCTCTACCAGTTGCATCTCctcatggccccgccgcggtcgtctaatggctaaggtactcggctgctgacccgcaggtcgcgggttcaaatcccggctgcggcggctgcatttccgatggaggcggaaatgttgtaggcccgtgtgctcagatttgggtgcacgttaaagaaccccaggtggtcaaaatttccagaaccctccactacggcgtctctcataatcatagggtagttttgggacattaaaccccacaaatcaatcaatcaatctcctcATGATGCCACTGTCCAGTCATTCGTTCCTTGATCCGCTCTGCTAGCTTTCAATCCTTAGTGTTTTGAGTGTCATTTTATATTTCATCGCACACTGTGTGGTTGTCAACTCCTCAAGTTTCTTCATTAGGGTGAAAGCCTTGTATGCCTCAATGAACAGGAAAAGCGATTGTTGGCATCAGCCACTTGAGTGGTACGAAGAATCAGATATCCCGTCGCTACAGATCGCCAAAATTTGTTAGGTCATCGTGACATGTCACAACGCTGTTGCTTTGCAATAAGGTGGAATGATCCTGGAGACAGTGCCACACCACAAGCGGAGCGGAAAACTTCAGGGTAGCAAGGGTAATGTTGATAAGCAGAATTTGGCTTTCACCTTGGAGTATATTAGGTGAATGCTTAAGGGACTCCGAGTTCACATCCAAGCATATTAGTAGTGAAACTATGGATGCAGGAATGATTATAACAGTAGCAGTGCTCATGTCACATTACATTAATTAGAAAATTAAAGCCAAGTATGACGTTTTTGTCTGTTCTAACTAATGTGTTtcagaaagaaaaacaagcccttggaaTTCACCTTCTCTCGTTAATGCCACATTAACAACATACCACTAATGGCATTTTTTGGAGTATGCCTCAGATGCTACTGCATGCCATGCTAGTGAAATTAAGGTAGGAAACATGAAATGGTAATCAACAGGGATTGCTTGAATATTAAAAGGAATGGGGGCACGGCTGCCAATCTGAAATTTTTGCGTGTTATCACTTGCAAGTCTCTAAAAGCGTATAGTGTAGCCAGTGCCCGTGAAGATGCTTGTGCCTTCCTGAAGAACCTTTATCATTGCCATAGCTTCCCAGGAAAAAAGTTCCGGTGCTGTACTTGGCACAAGAAGTGACAATTTAACACttcacacacgcacaaaaagaaaaattcatGAACTCGGCTTGCTGTAGCACAGCAGGAGTTCATTTTATAATTGTAGATTTTACTACAGCACAGCATGTTTAAACACGGGTACCATTCAATTTAAAATGCAAAAATTTAAGGGTTGTTGGCTGGTGAAACTGCCCAAAGAccgctttttttttacaatcctCTTATCTGTACTTTCTGAAGATGGAAAATAAACAATTTCAATTCAATGATGCAATTTGCTCAATCGGTGTAAAACATTGATGTGAGCACACCCTTCATATTTCATTATGTGTGACCGGAGCATCGAACGTTTCTTCTTTTATACGTTTTGTTAGGTCCACAAAGTATTCTACATGCAAAGCTTTACCCAAGTACCTGTACTCTCTTGCCTAAAAAGAATTTTTGAAGATCCCTGGTGATGCCCAGAGTGGTGCATTAAAATGGGTTATGTATTCACCTCAAGGACTCGATTTCGATTTCAAGATTCTTGGCAGCTGTTGTGACAGAAGTTCATGACCTTTACAAAAGCAACCTACACCCAAGAATACATTTAGGTGATCTGCATGATCAGAAAAATGCATATATATAAGGGTACATAGTCTAAAAGTCTTCTCAAAGTAATGAGAGACACAAGACGTTCAAATGTAAATGCTGTTTATTTTTGCCCTTTGGCCCAACACACAAAATACAGTGGACATTCAtcgaaagagggaaaaaaaaaaaaagaaacacactttTTGTGAAAAGGGCCCTGCTACTAAACAAGCAATGAAGGCCTTCTATCAAACATGCGACATGGTGTAACATTAAAAAATATCAGTCCTATATCTTCTCATGATCACGTCTTGTCTCAAAATAACTTACGATATAAGAAAGTGTATGCATTCATGGGCACTAAGCGCTGCATTCACGAAGTGCTTCCAGCATAAGTAACTTGCAAGACGGTACATGTTACACTACACTTCTAGGCACTTCAGTGGGCAGTGAATGCTGTTGCTACCTTTTTGCACAACATTATAAAAGTCGCTCTCAGATATGGCAATAAATAGTTGGTGCAGGTAACAGGTATAGTGGTATAACAACACTGATATGAAGATTCGAAACTTCCAAAACACTTGTTCACAATCACAGTTAAGTAGAGTGCAGCAACCTTTCACCCCAACAGAACGACAGGTAAAAAGGTTAATAAATAGCGAGTGTGACAATAAAAAGAGAATAAACTACAGGCATGATACAAAATACAATTCACTGACGAAGCTTGTAAAGAGATTGCATACGCTATATGACATTTGTGGACATGCATAATGGGGGTTCTTGAATATTAAAGAACAAAGGAGCTGCGTCCGGAAGAATAATAAAACAATCCTATTCCAATGCATTCTTTACTCGTGCTTCACTAGCTTTATTAGCAGTCTAGTCAGCGCTTTTCCACTATCGGGATGTTATCACTGAGATTGCCCATACATGAGCAGCGAATGATAAAACACGATACCAAATCGAGCTGATGCGACCCTTGCATTACACCAACATGGGTTATTGCGCAAATGCATGTACCCGCAATACCTGAGTGTTCAAGGAGGCATTCAAACTAGCTTCAAAGAATTTTGTCGTTAGTTCTGAAACTCTTCAATGGGTACAGAGTGTACATATGATGGAATGTGAATAAAGATTGTGCTGTTCATACTAGTAACACGCGATATGCGATGTCAAAAAGATGAAAAGTCCGAGTGTTGATATGTACGATCCGTGAAAATAAAATGAAGGTTGTGCTTGAAATGTGCGTTTATGTAAACTTCACAGTAAGGCCTACTTGTATTTAATGTAGCCTTGAAACCCTTGAAGTCTCTCCATTTGCTGTGAACAATTAAACAAGTTAGAACATTTAAAATGATTTGTCACCTAAAATTGTGCAATGTAAAGCGACAAGAGTATATTGACTACTATACCTTTAAAGGCAGCCATACATGAAAGGAGGGCAACCGATAATAAAGGTGCGATTGCGATTCCTCTTCCAGTCAGTTTTCAACATATCTTTGAAGGTTATAAATCTATATTGTGACCATGAAGTGTGTACTAAACTATAGTGTTCATTCTGGCAGCGAATGCGTACCAGGAATAAATAATAATGCATAAACTAATTACAGCACAAGCTCCTGCCTGCTGGCTCCCAATATCTTCAGACAGGACACCAATTCAAAAACATTTTGCCAGAAAAACAAGTCAACGTATAACTTTCACTTGCCGTTTGCTGCCCTTATCTTCATCAATACTGTGCAACACAATTTTAGATTGCTTCTCATCTACAGTAATTCACGGGTTCCACGAACAAACAGCCAGCGAGAAAATCTGCACATGCTTCAATGGGCTTGGCGGGAGTCGTTGCTACTATTTGCTTCCCAGGTCGTGTCCTCATGTTTATGAAAAAACATGCACAAGAAAGCATATGATCTATTTTTACAAAACAGCTGCCACCTCAACGTATTATGTCGACCTGACTGGCATTTACGACTTGGTGAATTTAAAACTTCAAAAGCTTTACATTGTGCACAAACTTCTCTTATCACACCAACAAGAGAGGTTGTATACTGCACATACGATTATGCCAACCAACATTACATATAGCAGTGTGATTTTTCGGGCGAAACTATGATGGGAGCCAGGTCAGGTTTGCATTCATGTGCACCAAAATCTCTGAGTGAGCAGGCTACGACAATAAGGCAGAGCAGAACTGCCACTAATGCCACTCCGGCTATAGAGCTGTGGAACGCCAAAGCTGCACGTGCCCCCCGCTCCCCTCTTTGTGCCCATGCCTGCAAGCTGTTTCCCAGGACTTCGCGAGCCATCAACAGCAATgccagctgctgcttaacttcttccAGAAAGGCTGGAGCAAGCTTGGCTTTCCGGGTTCCGCCTCCCGCCATATCCTCGGCCACATCGTCCAGCGCCGTTGTGGGCCTCCTTTCCTGCAGCTGGGCCCAGCGTGCGCGAGCACGTGGTCCGAGGTGAAAGGCTGTTTCGAGTAACTCTTGACTCACTGCATTCAGGCCAGCATACTCCGTGACATTAACGTCAGCTGCCGAGCGAATGTAAACCGTGCCGAGTGCTAGCTGGCCCATCCTCAGCGACATTCCTCGAACAAAGAGCGCGTGCGCCAGGGTTGCGGATGGTTCGTCCGGCGAGCTAGGAAACAAGTGCCGATGAAGGAGGGTGTTGCACAGGGAAAGGTAAAAGGAAGAGGTGTCCAGGGGCGAGGTGAAGTTCCGTCTGACCGTCTGGCGGAAAACTGCTAGGCGTGCTGTtgtgccagggtctggtgatgcGGATGCAAGCACATCATCAGTGACTCGCCAAGTCAAGGCCAAAGCACGCTGGTCGGCGCTCGAATCTCCGGAAGAAGTGTCGGAGAGCAGCCAGTCTACTGTAGAAACTAGAAAAACGAGAAGCAAAAATATGCAGTACGTCAGTCCTGCAGGAAAGAGAGTGAGCTTGTGATTTAGTGAATACTTCTACCTGCTTCAAGCATTGCATATGTTTGTGCAAGTGCTTTCTTGCCAGTTACAACTAGTGATGGCAAAGAAACGGCCACAAACAAGGAGTATTGGATGAATTTATTCCCATTACTCAATTTGTATATAATTTAGCTCTACATATTCATCTCCATTAAAACACAACCACTTTTAACAAAATGTTTGGCATTCCGCTAATGACATCACcgatgaaaacaatgaatatttcaTTTCTTGGATTGCCATTACTCAACCAGTAATGTGGCCTGTACTTCAATTTCTTCTATGCAAGTACAAACTATAGGCAGCAACACAATATATAGTCACTCTTTTTCTTCGTAAGTATCATGGCTCACTAGAATAAGTGCATGGCAATATCCCACCAccttaactgtttttttttcatcaaagtgacACACACTGTGtaataaattattgaaaattttgacccCACATACCGTACATTACGATGCGCACATGAAGGGGATGCTGTTGAGTATAAAAAGAATGTTTAATACATGTCGATCTACAATTGAAGAAATAACtccaagaaaaaaagttttaagACAAAGCTATGACCATTACTTGAAACCATTCAATGTCCTTGCATATGCGGTGACACGCATGTTCAAAGCCTGTGTatatgtgtgctttttttttgcttttgttcttTGTGTGCCTTTACATTTCTTCAAAATGGCTTAACAACATGCACTGTAAACTGCCACATTAGTGAAGCACAGACGTTCAAAGCTAGACAGCAACAGGCATTCTTACCCATTTCGTGACCCAAAGCAAAGGTAACCTTGGCTATATCCTCGTGCAACTTGAGTGTTCCCAAAGCTGCCTTAGAACTGGCATCGTCCTGCGCAAAAGAGTTGGCGCAATGAAACAGCTTCTATAAAAGACATTAGCTTGCAGATATATGTGAGAGGAAACTCATGTCTACTACATAGATAGCAGTACCGCTGCATCTGTAACACACCTATTAATACACCAAAACACAGTATTACCTTCAGTGTCTTGGATATCAGTACACCAGCCAGGACAGCCGTCCAGATAACAAGGAATCCCAAGGAGAGAGAGACGAACGCCAAATGCCTTTGCGACTCACGGCTTAGCTCCATAGACGTCATGGCCGGTTGCCTCGTCTGCAACGAATCAATCGACATTTGATTTTTCTCTAACACAAAACGAAACAACGTACACCATACTTCAGCTATTTTCTTTAACAAATAAAAGCGCAAAGATTGATTGACTTAGCGGAGGCGCAACTTTCAACGCAGCACGGCAGAACTACTAGTAGCCGTACCTGATTACGACCTGCGTTAGAGCAGCGTCAATCGATGGTGCGAAAGCAGTAACACGAGAGATAAATATCGTCAATGCAACTAAAAACGTTAAAGTGTTGGGTCCGCGCTACTTCCATGGCTGCTTTCTACGGGAATGTCACGCAATTCGTTTTGGGAAGCTATTCGCGGATAGCAATAAAAGTTGCACTACCGCACCGTACAACTTACAAGGCAACTTACTTGAAGAAAGTAGGCGCTTAAGAGTGTGCGGAACTTAGTTGGACGAACAGGAGAAACCAAGCATTACAAAGTAAAAACggaaaccaaaacacagcagaCAGGAAGCGGATCGGCGGCTTGGGAGGAAAAGTGGAAGAGGGGGTTTTTGTGTGTGCAGCTGTCAAGGCTGCAGCTGCCGGAGATGATCGGGTTGTCAACTTTCTGCATACATAGCTTGCTTGAGAAACGCTTTGATTTAATGAACCAAGGTTGGCTCTGCTTGTAGGACTAGCAGGCCAAACAGGCGTTTCTTGTCGTGCAGCGACCGAACAATCTTACTATTTTGACCAACTTTGGCCGAACTGCTAGCGTTGCTGGCCACAGCATTTCCCGCCATCTCGCCTCGCTGTGCATGACGGGATCCATTCGTGTTTCAAGAAACATGGCGGACAAAGAGGATGAGCCGACGATCGCTCAAGACTTGGTCGTCACCAAGTACAAAATGGCTGGAGAAATGGTCAACAGTACGTTTCGTTTGTTCTCTTCCGTGCCACCCTACTTTTCGGAGCGTTCAAAAGTTTGCATTAACTTTTTCGTCTTCTCCCGCCGCTGACGGGTACCGGCCACATGTGGGAATATGGCAACGTGTTTTGTTGCTCCAGGCGAGCCGCGCCTGAATCGTTTGCTCGTTCTGAGAATTACCTTAGCGTTTGCGTCTGCAGGGCACCGTGGATATTACAgtgactccttttttttttgcctaataAAATTGTGTGTTTCGTGGCATGTTAGTCGGTCATTCGGCCGACGCTGTTCGCTCCAAAATAGGAACGTGGACATTGTGCCTTGGAATGTTCAGCTTCCGAGATTTCTTCCTCGGAATAACAATGCTCCAAATAGCCCGATCATATTGTTGCCCATGACAAGCTTCGATGTCCTGCGTTTCCGTAATCTGTCATGGGTCGGGATCGTTCCAGAACGCAAAATCGCGTTTCTGGGTCATCGCAGCCGGCGAGGCCGACAAATATGCCGTATGGCAGTGAAGTTCGCGCTCACAATAGAAATCGATGTGGGAAAGTACTCACTTGAAGCATATTTCTTTTACTTCAAACGCTTGCTAACTTAAACATCGATGTAGCCGTGCAAGTTTTGTCACTTTTAGATGAAACGCTGGCCATATGGAGATTCTCGTGCGCCGCCGTCTGTATTTATTGTACT is a genomic window containing:
- the CCT7 gene encoding chaperonin containing TCP1 subunit 7, with protein sequence MMQAPIILLKEGTENSQGKPQVISNINACQAIADAVRTTLGPRGMDKLIVDSSGKTTISNDGATIMKQLDIVHPAAKTLTDIAKSQDAEVGDGTTTVVLLASEFLKQCKPYVEEGIHPQVIIRSLRKAVELAVAKIREIAVTVQKGKEQRELLERCAMTTLSSKLIAGQKEFFARMVVDAVMQLDELLPLNMIGIKKVQGGALEDSMLVSGVAFKKTFSYAGFEMQPKKYENPKIALLNVELELKAERDNAEVRVQSVREYQNVVDAEWEVLYEKLRKIHESGARVVLSKLPIGDVATQYFADRDMFCAGRVTDEDLRRTAKACGGAILSTVFDLQESNLGRCALLEEIQIGGERYNLFTGCPQTRTVTIILRGGAEQFIDETERSLHDAIMIVRRALKNDAVVAGGGAVEMELSKHLRDYSRSVAGKEQLLVAAVAKALEVIPRQLCDNAGLDATTLLNKLRQRHAAGELWAGVDILQGDVVDNLKACVWEPAVVKINALVAATEAACLVLSVDETIKAPKSGGGDDEGRGRPF
- the LOC119172002 gene encoding uncharacterized protein LOC119172002, which translates into the protein MTSMELSRESQRHLAFVSLSLGFLVIWTAVLAGVLISKTLKDDASSKAALGTLKLHEDIAKVTFALGHEMVSTVDWLLSDTSSGDSSADQRALALTWRVTDDVLASASPDPGTTARLAVFRQTVRRNFTSPLDTSSFYLSLCNTLLHRHLFPSSPDEPSATLAHALFVRGMSLRMGQLALGTVYIRSAADVNVTEYAGLNAVSQELLETAFHLGPRARARWAQLQERRPTTALDDVAEDMAGGGTRKAKLAPAFLEEVKQQLALLLMAREVLGNSLQAWAQRGERGARAALAFHSSIAGVALVAVLLCLIVVACSLRDFGAHECKPDLAPIIVSPEKSHCYM